Proteins encoded together in one Halorubellus sp. JP-L1 window:
- a CDS encoding riboflavin synthase has protein sequence MFTGIVEETGTVADATETEDGRRLTIRADRVLGDVAHGASIAVSGVCLTVEAFDDETFEVFLAEETVEKTYLGDVTVGDVVNLERAMPADGRFDGHIVQGHVDAVATVTNVDSTGGEDWFFEFALPDEYADYVVAKGSITLDGISLTVADLRETDDGPRVTVAIVPTTYDVTTLSEKAVGDPVHLEVDVVGKYVASLLSGYRD, from the coding sequence ATGTTCACCGGCATCGTCGAGGAGACCGGCACGGTCGCGGACGCGACCGAGACCGAGGACGGCCGCAGGCTCACCATCCGCGCGGACCGCGTGCTCGGCGACGTCGCGCACGGCGCGAGCATCGCCGTCTCCGGCGTCTGCCTCACGGTCGAAGCGTTCGACGACGAGACGTTCGAGGTGTTCCTCGCCGAGGAGACCGTCGAGAAGACGTACCTCGGCGACGTCACGGTGGGCGACGTCGTGAACCTCGAGCGGGCGATGCCCGCGGACGGCCGGTTCGACGGCCACATCGTCCAGGGACACGTCGACGCCGTCGCGACCGTCACGAACGTCGACTCCACGGGCGGCGAGGACTGGTTCTTCGAGTTCGCGCTCCCCGACGAGTACGCGGACTACGTCGTCGCGAAGGGCTCGATCACGCTCGACGGCATCAGCCTCACCGTCGCCGACCTCCGAGAGACCGACGACGGGCCGCGGGTGACGGTCGCGATCGTCCCGACGACATACGACGTGACGACGCTCTCGGAGAAGGCAGTCGGCGACCCCGTCCACCTGGAGGTCGACGTCGTCGGGAAGTACGTCGCGTCCCTGCTCTCCGGCTACCGGGACTGA